DNA from Haloplanus sp. HW8-1:
AGCGAATCCCATGACTCCACCCGACATCCCAGGTATTCCCGCCCAGATAGCCCTCGAAGCACGGTTCCACGGAGGCGGTGAGTGAGATGAGTTCTTCTGGCAACGGCCAGGGCCACACGGACGGCCAGGATGATCGGCCGGTCGAGGTCGCGGACGTCGTCGAGGATTACCTCACGGACAAGGGCAAAGGAGCGGAAGGAAAGAGCGGGACGTACAGGAGGGATGCAAAACGCGAACTCGACCGCTTTCTCACTTTCCTCGAACATGAGCGCCCGCGTTCGCCTACGACATTCGAGGAGCTGACTATCCGGGATATCCGCCAATACGCTCGCCATCTCGGGACACAGGATTGGACTGAAAGCACGAAGCAGAACTATTACGCCCACATTTCAGCGTTCTGCGGATGGGCAGTACGCGAGGGATATCTCGACGAGAATCCGGCGTTAAAATCACGGGCGAAAGAGCCACTTCCAGAAGACGACGGACGTAAGACCGAGCGCCAACAGGCGTGGTCACCCGAGCAGCGAACGGCACTCCTGAAGTACGTCGACGAACAGGCACACGAAGCCATCGACGAAGTAGGTGAGAACCGCTACGAGGCGATCAAAGCGTGTCGCGACCGGGCGCTCGTCTATCTCCTGTGCTTCTCGGGCGTCCGCGGCGCGGAAGTCCTAGGCGATGTCGCCGACGCCCGGCGCGGTCGCGACGGTCTCCGGTGGTCGGACGTTTCCCTCGAGGACAACACAATCACCGTCCTCGGGAAGAAGGGTGAATGGAGCGATAGGGCTGTCCCACCGTCTGCGATCCCGTCACTCGAACGCCTCCGGTCAGTACTGAACCCATCGAGTGACGACTGGCCCGTGTTCACGACGCTGTCGTATCCCACCCTTGTCGAGACGTTCAAAGACGAACTCGTTGAGCGGGACTATACGCGCAAAGAGGCTGAAAGTCTGCATCGCGAGCGGGTGAACGATGGGGACGTCTCGATGATCGAACTCTGTGTCGAGTACGATGTCGACCCTCCGGCGTTGACGACCCACAGCGCACGGCGGATTTTGCAGCGACTCACAGAGGACGCAGACATCGAGTTGGATGACGACAAACACGGCTATCTGGCGCCGCACGGCGCTCGTCGGGGAGCTGGCGAGGTGATGGTTCGGGAGTTCGGGTACACGGAGGCTGCACGACACCTAGATAACTCCGAGGAGGTGGTTCGCGAGCACTACTCACATATCGAGGCGAGTGAACGCGCTCAGATGGCTGAGACGGCGTTTCAGAATCAGCGACCTAGCCAGAAAGATGTGCCCGACCAGGACTCCGACGGGTAGCACTCATCGATCCACTGTGCCCCAGTCGGTAGCGATCTTAATGTCTGTCATAGTAGTGCTAACATGTTGAATGTTCAAAATGTAGTTACCGTGAATAATGGAAATAGTGTAACAAATAGTACTAACAGCAATAGCCTTTTTAACGGTAATATCGCTAATAACGGTACTACTGACAATAGTAGTGATAATGATAATACCGCATATACTGTTAAAATCGGTATTACCGTTATCATTGTCGCATCAGAATAGGCCCTACATAGGTTAAAATGCCGAATTGGAGAAATAGAAGCAGATCAATAATAGCATTATTAACGGTAGTACCGTTCTGAACGGTAATCGTCTGACGAACAATTATAACGGTATGAATTCAATTTGAGGGTAGTTATGACCGACACCTACCCAGAAGTACTCGCCATCTCGTTTCAGAAGGGTGGCACTGGCAAGACATTCACCTCGTTGAACATTGCGGGCGGTCTTGCAGCTCGCGGCTTCAACGTGCTTGCCATCGACCTTGACCCACAGGGCACTCTCACCGCAAACCTTGGGAAGCGAGACCTCTACAAAGACCTGAACGCGCTCTCACTAGATGAAATCCTTTTAGATCCGAAAAGTTGGGATAATGTGAACGACCTCATCCACACCGACCACGAAGAGTTCGATCTTATCCCCAGCAACCAGAGTTATAATGGAAATAAAACACCCCTAGACTCGGCTGATGCCGGCGAGAACCGATTGGGGCGACTCTTAGAACGACTTGAAGACGACTATCACTACGTTGTCTGTGATTGCCCACCGGATTTCTCACCATACGCGAAGAACGCGGTCACGGCCGGCGAGAAGATCGTCGTGCCGATGGAGCCGGAGACGGAGATGCCGCATTCGACAGATCTGTTGTTCGACCAATATGAGGTCCTTGGAATGATGCACGATCTCGAGATTCAGTATCTCGCATTCCTGATGACGGTTAACTCGACGAAGATGACCAACGAGAACAAGCGAATGGTCGAGTGGTTCAATGAAACTTTCGACGAGAAGGGCGTTATTACTGACCATCGAGCGGCGTTCGCGAGGGCCAAAAAGAGCCAGCAGTCAATCTACGCTCACCCAGAATCGCTCCGGAACGACGAAGTCGAACGATACGACGAACTCCTTCAATTGATTCTTAAGCAGACATCACCACCGACGCTTGGATTGGATGTTGAAGCGGCAAAGGCGATGACCGTCGAAGATATTCGCGCTGTGGCGGCCGACCAAGAGGTGGAAGCATGAGTGACGATCCCTCTGAAGACGACTTTGAGGCACAGATGAGCGATGTTTCAGAGCGGGCACAGAAGCTCGGAGTCTCCGGTTCGGACCCAAGCTCGAGTTCGGGCGCTGAATCGTTGCCCGAAAATACCACGGGTGACACTGAGGAGATAGCCGAAGTGGATTCTGATGATCCATCGGCTGCTCAGCAGGCAGTTGAACAAGAGTCACGCACGACTGGAGGACCTGATACCCACGAATACCCGAACCCAGATAGGGAGCTGGGAGCGCTTGCTGATGTCTATGTAAATAATAACGTATTCCTCTCACCCGAGGTCGTCGACGCCGTTGAGGGTCTCTGGGATGACGTCGAGTATGAATGGAAGAAGTCTCACGACACAGAACTCAACAAGAACTGGGACTTCTACATGGCCTGCTTCCGGGTCATCTTAGACAATCCCAATCTCATCCGTGACGAACTTGGTATGGACACTGAGGAGTAATCTCAGCGTTCTCTCCTGGCCAATAATATCACTTGTTTATGTGTTCGGTATATAGGTGTGAACACTCATATTGGTAACAGTGGTAGTAACGTTAGTATGATTAATACCGTAGATACCGCAAACAACTATGCGGCCAGTGAGTTAGAGACTTCGCGAATCGATATCAAGATCTCGGGTTGTAGAGGTGGCGATAGGCATTCTAAACGAAAAGCAGCGCGAGTTCCCTGCCCCATCGTGGGCGGGGGTGGGGCGCGTCACTCCGGCGCGTGTTCCGTCTCTTCGATATACCGCTCAACCACTTCCTCCGACACCGCACCTGTCGTTCCCACGTAGTACCCAACCTTCCAGAATCCGCCACCCCAGAAATACGACTCCCGAATCTCGGGATACCGCTCCAGCAAGTGCTTACCCGAGTACGACTTGAACTGCCGAGCGAGGTCGGCTGGACTGTGTTTTGGGTCGCACTAGACGAACAGGTGTACGTGGTCGTCTGCAATCTCCAACGCCAGAATTTTGTGCCCGAAGTGGTCGGAAGTCTCACCAAACAACTCTCGCACATCGTCTTCAACCACGTTGAGAACCGGGTGACGGTACTTGTGACACCAGACAAAATGATACTTACAGGAACTAACCGAATGTGCATGACTGCGGTACTCCTCTATCTCTAATCCCTATATTTATGATGAGTTAGAACGATTGTCAAAGCATGGGTGAAGAAGCCACGAAGACGATCCGGACGCGCCTCCACATAGCGTCTGGTGAACGATCGTGGCTTCACAACGCCCGCCTCGCCTCACGCGAGATCTTCAACCAAACCATCCGCCTCAAACAACAAGGGTACAATCGCACCGAGATACAGAAGGGGGTTGACCGCAACGACTTCCTACGGAACAACAAGTGCGCGGTCGTCGGCAAAGCCCTCCAAACATGGGACTCCTACCAATCACTCAAAGACTGGTGGGAGAACCAAGACGACCCTGACGGAGGGAAGCCGACTCCGCCGAGTACGGACAAATCTGGTGCGTATCCACTTGTGATGGCGCACACGGAAGGCTACCGCCTCACCGTGGACGACGACACGAACCGCGTCCAGTTCCGCATCAGCCCGAAACCCTACAAGAACGTGAACGGACACCTGCGCGGCGAACCAGACGCAATGGACGAACTGCGAGACGCCCTCACGTCGGACGAGGTGGATGTTGGGCAGGCCGAACTCCTGTACCGCGATGGCGTGTATTACTTACACGTCACGGTTACACGCGTGTTCGACGTGCCCGAACCCGATACCGCCGATACGGTAGTCGGTGTGGACATCAACGAGCGCAACGTCGCACTCACCGCCTTCGACCGCGAGACGATGCGGACGAAGGGAACACTCGTCCTCGACTACGGATGGGTTAAGCAGGAACGCCAACGCTACCACACGATCACGAAACGCTGTCAGGAACACGGCAAGACAAGTATTCATCGGAAACTCGGTGACAAGGAGGAGCGGTTCACCGAGTGGGTGTTGCATCGGCTTTCCCGTGCTGTCGTGGAGCTCGCAGAGCAGTTCTCGAATCCGGTTATCGTGTTCGAGGATATGAGCGGTATCCGCGACGAAATCAAGTACGGAACATATATGAACCGCCGGTTGCACAAACTGCCGTTCCACAAGTTCGAGAAGTTTGTCTCGTACAAGGCGACGTGGCGAGAGATTCCTACGGATACGGTAGACGCGTACTACAACTCGAAGACGTGTTCGTGCTGTGGTGAACGTGGCAGTCGGCAGGGACGGCGGTTTCGGTGTACGAACGACGAGTGTGATGTAGCGCAAGACCACGCCGACCGGAATGCCTCAGTGAACATCGCGTGGCGCGAGAAGGCGAAGCTCGACGGTGACGAATCGAATTACCGGACTCACAAAACCCAACCGCAGGTTCGGTTGGTGCGTCTGTCCGGGTCGGGGCGTGTAAGCCGCCCAACCTCATCCCGCTCGCTTGCCGAGCAGGGAGTGTTAGCGCACGACTGAGGGAATTAGAAAAGCCTCGGGCGCGGTGGCCCGAGGCTGTTTACGTGAGTCCCACAATCATCAGCTGAGTCTCGTCGATCCTCCCCTGGAACAGCCTATCGGCTGTCGATTGGGCCAAAGGATATACCATGTGAGTCAGTATATTCAACTCCGACAGGACTACGACACCCGGTCAGGAACGTCTGCGCGGACGAGTGACAGGTTCGCTCCCGTTAGAATGAGAGTGGGCTTCGTCACTCAGGCACTTCTTGGAGGGTGTTCCCCTGTGGCCGGTGCTTTTGGAGGAGTACGGGCCACTACGCAGCAGACGTCTCCGGTAAGTGTCGTAGTTTTGAACCTGTTGGCATAATTTAACAGAGATCTGGTAAGAGTATCCTACTCTCGTCGAGGTCGTATCCTTCTGCAATGCTGACCTCCAGGAGGACCTCTACGAGGAACTCGAGGTCATGGATCTCCTGGTCGAGCTGGGCGCGTTCGAGTTCGCGAGCGAGGAGGGCATCGAGAAGATGCTGTTTGAGGATAGTGGCTTCTGCTGACCGAATCGCGTGAATCTCTTCGTCGGTTAACGCTGATTGAGTGGTATTGGGGAGCTTCCCATCAGGTCTGGGGACGAGGCCGGCTTGAATGTCAGTACGAACGCGTCGGTAGTGTTTGCAGCCACCTTCCGGTGGCTCATCGAGGCACGTACAGGTTCGTTGGAGTACGTCGACCTCGTAGATGCCCCCGGACGCCGATCGAACCTCGTAGATGCCACCCTGTCGGAGCAACGAGACGTCCATCTCTTGAGTCTGTGCCCGGCCCTCACGTCGGATTGCGGCGTTCTCAATAGACGGTGTCGATTCTTCTACTGGGTTGGAATCGGATGCTGCTGTTGCCATCGGGATATCGGTCTCCATGGGACGACGACACGTCGAGATGCTACACACGACTGGCAGGTGCCTCTAGTGTCGCCCCTCTACGCTCCGGGGGGAAAACAAAAATGGCGGGTAGAACCAGCCGGTTCGGCTGGAGGGGTGATTTGTCCTACGTTACAATCTCGGCTATATCGTTTGGATAGTTACGTAGGACAGTCGCCTACTGCGGCGAACGGACGGGTTTTCGGGGGGTTGTCGGGTTGATACCCCGAGTGCTATTTTACCGCATGGCGCGAATTAGAACGTGAGCGATACCAGAAAACACCCCCGCCAAGAATCCCTTCATGCCATACCTCGCCATGCGGCCGAACGGTGATCGGGTGCTCTCCTTAGACGTCGACGGCGACGACGACATTCTCTGTCCGCTGTGTGAAGAATCGCTGTTCCTCCGCCGATCGCATTACAACAATGGACGCTTCGTCTCGAAACACTTTGTCCACCACTCTGGGTCAGAGTGTCCGGGCGAGTCAAACCTCCACGCTAGATTCAAGACGATCGCGGCGATGAAACTCCGCGAGATTTTCGAGTCAGCAACCGTCAGTCACGAGTATACCATCCCGGGGACTGACCGAGTTGCGGATGTTGTCGCGACGTTTTCTGCGGAACTCTATCCGTTCGGGAAAGGCTTCATCGTCGAGATTCAGCACAAGCACGACGACAAGGAGATCGGCTCGCTCTCGTGGGACTACCTGGAAGCGGGATATTCGGTGTTCTGGGCGTATCAGTCTGACTTCGAGGGCCACGACATGAAGTTCGCCGAACATCGCGTGAAGAAACCGTGGCCCGATGCCGTCCCAATCGTCGAAGGTCTCGACGGCTACGCAGAGAGCGTGCGGCGGTTGATGAACCCGCCGGAACAGCCTGAGGTGAAGATGGAGATTCCGTTCCCAATGGAGTACCTGCGGGCCCACGCCCTCGAAGTGATCCCGCCGCTTCGGGGGTACTACAATAAGGGCGTCTCACCTGAGGGATGGAAGAAGGTTGACGCAATTTCCCTCCACGAAAAGGGGCGCGAACGGGCGTGGGTCAACGTTCTCCGCTCACCCGCGAACCACATCTTTCTCGAGTGGTGGAAGAAGGATACCGAGCAGGGCAATTCGGAGTACATAATCGTCCACATCGGGAGCGAGTTTCCCGAGAGATTTGAAGCGTTCATGGAAGAAACAAAGGAGTGGTTTGACTCGGGGAGTGCAGACCAACAGGTTGCACACTGGGTCGGTGGCGCATCGCTGAGTTTCCGAGGGACGGAGTTGTGTGAGAGCTGGATCTCTATCGCCAAAGTGCCATACGGTCCAGTGAAAATTGTGGTCGCTCGACGCGACAAGAAGGGAAACACGCGGACGTGGGCAGTGAATTACCGAAAGGGAGACCTCAGACGTCTGGCGGCGCTGCGCCACCCGATCCGACGGCTCTTCGGTGAACCCGAGAGGGATGCAAAGGCGGCGAAGCCGTCGTCGGATAGGAAGCGGTCAACGAGCAACCCGCCAGAGATGGTATGGGACTAGCGAGACGAACTGTTTTGACTACGTTACGAACATTCTGACCAGCCGCAGGCTCGGCAGGTTTTGCATCCCTCCGAGTAATACAGGGATATTGACCCACACTCTGGACACTCGGGAGATTCGCCGGCTTCGAGGAGTTCAGCAGTGCCATCTTCCTGCTTATCGTCTTCCCGGTCACTATCGTTATCGTTGGCGCCCGTATTCAAGTTCGCATCGTGATCAGCGACCGTGCCACCGTCGGCAGTGTGTGCGGCTGTGGCGTCTTCTTCGACTGCTTCCGCGAGGTTCTGCTGATGGGGGTAGTCGAGGTGGGGATCACCCTCAAGATAGCGCGCCATCGCGAGGCCGATGGCGTCCGGGATGGATTGCGTCTTGTCACCTTTATCCCACCCAACCTTCGGTGAGCGAATGCCTCGGAGTTCGCTGGCGATCTCCTCGGGATCAAAACCGGAACGGAGCCAGGTTGAGACAGTCTTCGCGAGTGCCTCGGTAAAGGAAGCGGTGAATCCGCCGGAGTTCCCGATATTCGCGAAGAGTTCGAACGGCCGGCCGTCGGCGTCCTCGTTGATAATGACGTAGAATTTGCCGTAGCCGGTCTGAACGCGCTGCGTGACGCCAGTGAGAACGTCTGGACATGGTTGCTTCACGGCCAGTTTTCAGGGGATTTGGAGTCGGTTTCGGTTGGTTCTGTGGTGTCAACCTGGTTGTGTTTCATGGGGTTGAGTTCTGTTTTGTTGTAGGTCGTCTGATGATGTTTCGCTGTGACGACGGTCGACATGTCTCACCGTTCACCTAGGCAAAGATAGGGGCAGAATGAGGTTAAGAACATACGGAGAAATCGCCGGATAGGGCGGTTCTATGTGCGTATCCCCACGGGATGTCGGGGGTGACAAACGAGAGTTAGAGCTCATCCCACGTGGGTGGCGCGGGCGACGAAGCAATCTCGTCGTCTGACTCATTCCCGAGGCCGTGGATGTACGCAAGCAGCTCTTCCGGTGGCGACATCGGTGAGACCGTCTCGGCATCGGCGGTGGACATGTTGTCTCCTTCGTGTTCGCCTTCCGACTCCTGTTCCTGGTCCTTTTCTCCGGGCGGGATCTCGCCGTTTTCCTCGTAGATGACGTCAATTTGCTCGGTGAAGTGGCGGACGATACCCGGCCGATCACGGTTCGCCCGCTCGTGTTCGAGGTATAGTTCAACGGTCGCGACCTCTTCCATCATCTCGATCGCGGGCGTGATGACCCGCGTGTTCCGTGTATCGAGGAGTTTCTCGGGCGGAAGCTGTTCGAGGAGCGATTCATCGCCACTCATGCTTGTCCTGGGAGTGTCGGTGGCTCGAAGCGGTTCCACTCGTCGAGATGGGAACAGATGTCTGCGACGACGTATTCAATGGCTTCTACCGTCGGCGAGTCGAGAGGTGGTGTCTCGACGATTACAGCGAGCTCGAGGGCATCCTCGAATCGGATGTGAGGGTGTGCGTCGTAGAGTACTTTGACGACAGCCTTCGCAAGTGTGTCTCCATCGAGGGATCTGGGATCGTCGATAGCGTCTCGGGCGACGGCGGTGAGATGGTGCACACGGCGGGTGGCGGCGATACTGGCGTCGATGTCGCTGCTGGTGGAGATGCGCTGTGCGGTCGTGATAGTGTTCATCGGAATGAATCCCTCCACCGAAGCGGGGGACGACAAACGAGGAGTGGTGATCCGGCCCTACGTTACATTATTAGTACGAAGGTAGCGTAGGATGATACATGCCCGAACCTGACCCCGACGCTGGCGCTCCCGCCAGTCCTGAAGAGCGGGGCGAAGCAATGCCTACACCCCCGGAAGGGCTAGCAAAGCGCGTGTGGGAGCCCCTGCAGGTACAGACCGTGTACGATCTAGAGCGAGTCATCGACTACTGCGATGAACTCATCGAGCACAAGGAGCGACCGGTGTCTCCGGATGAGAAGGTCGGAGCGGGTGAGGTCGCAGTCGAGAAGCCACCGCAGAACCTATCCCGCGAAAAGCGGCGTGCAGCGAAAGAAGAGTTTGAGGAAATGAGTACGGAACAGCTAAAGGAACTGTCAGACGAGGAGTTAACTCGATATGGACACCTTCAAAAACGGAAGCTCCCGTGTGGGCCAGGATGCGATGGTTGCCCACATGGTCCGTATCGCTACACTGTCTATCGGGATCTTCGAGGAAAGGTGACCTCGAGGTATGCGGGGAAGGCTGATGGCGAGTAGCACGATCGCGTCGACGAGGCCACTTCTGAGGCTGTGAACATCTTGCTGAGCCCGTCGGATGTCGTCCTTTGACTCGCCTCGATGGTGTAGTCCCTTCGACGTGCTGAAAGGCTGGTACAAGAAGAAGCGTTGCGTAGCTATTACGCAACTCGGTTATTTTAACTTTCATCCGGTCTGATATACTACCACAAAACGGCAACTCGACATGATCGTCTTCAGTTCCTTGTTCAAAATCTGCCATGCCTGATGCAACTGATTCGGAACACTGTCCGAAGTGTTCATTCGACCAGCTAGAGGCATTATACCAGATCAACGTTGAAGCGAAGAAGTACGCTGAGTCGGCAAGCAATAATTACTCCCGGGGAGCTAAAGCGCGAGCGCGGCATCACAGTATTCGGAAAAAGGCACTGTATGCGTTCAAACAGTCAATTCTCGAATCGTTAGTTGAGCGAGACTGCGTCGATGAGGTTCGCCTTCACAAAATCGACAACAGAGAATACTACTGCCTGTATATTGGTGAGTTCTCGTTCCATTCTCCGGTCGATGACTGGAGCGATCCGCCAGCTGATGACTTGTCTGCATCTCCGACGGAGTTGGATTCATTTGAGTCCGCAGCCGGTAGTCGAAGTGACTCTCTTTCGGAGCGTGAAGCACTCACTCGTCTGAGCGATGTGTTTGGGACGCCAAACGACTATCTTTCAGCGCCGTTTGTTGAGTACCATCACCCCGAATTTGCTGGCTGGTCGTATCTCCCGGGGGCGATTGAAGAAGGTGACAAAGTTGACGGGCGTTTCGGTCGAGATACACAGAGTCCGTATGAAGAGTTTCTGTTTGTCGCTGGGGACGAATTTGACACGCAGAACGGACACTGCCGTATTCGTGACCGATACGAGGCGTGGCTGACACCACTCTGGGACCAATCTCCAATCACCCCAAGACCAGTCTACGACGTAGAACTTGATGGAGAGTTGCGAGAAGGTGTTCGACAGCGACGGCTTGTTGATGACTGGTATATTCTCGCTGAAACTCTGCATGACCCGCTTCCCGACGTAGAAGGGAGACAGGCGGAACTCGCAGGCAGCTCCTATGAACAACCCGTCGAGTTCGACCTCGGTGATATTGTCGAAATTGATCCTGACAGGGACGAAAGCGGGCCATATTACTGGAGGATTGTCCAAGCGTCCATCTCCTACAACTTGGTTCTCTGCAAGTTCGAGCCCGTTGGACCAACTGAACACTCCGAACCGTCACTTGCAGTCGAGGAGTTTGCTGATGACGTTGTCGCAGTCCATGATTCCCCACCAGCCTTGGAGTGACTCAGACAGACGCCCCGTTCGTATTCAGCCGTGGGTTGCAGTATCGACGATACGCCCGGAGTCACGACACGCGGCGAGCCACCCATTTTGGTAGCCGATCCCCGCGAGGTCGTCGAAGGGGAATCGGATCGTTACGTGATCGGGTGTAATGTCGGGGAGTTGCACACGGAGCGAGTGTTCATCCTGGTCGGTGGCCTCGAGGTAGTCACTTCCAGCAAGCGCATATAGCTCCCAGACGATGTCCCGACCGTCCTTGGTCGTCTCGGGCCACTCCACATTAGAGAGCACCGTGCGGACGTCCTCGACCCACTGAGCGGTGTCCACATCGTCGTCGGTGATGGCGACATCGTAATCGTCGATGACGCGGTCGGGATCAAGCAGTCCGAATTTCGCAGAAAGGATCCACCAGCGAGCACAGAGTGTCTCAGCGAAATCGCGCT
Protein-coding regions in this window:
- a CDS encoding tyrosine-type recombinase/integrase — its product is MSSSGNGQGHTDGQDDRPVEVADVVEDYLTDKGKGAEGKSGTYRRDAKRELDRFLTFLEHERPRSPTTFEELTIRDIRQYARHLGTQDWTESTKQNYYAHISAFCGWAVREGYLDENPALKSRAKEPLPEDDGRKTERQQAWSPEQRTALLKYVDEQAHEAIDEVGENRYEAIKACRDRALVYLLCFSGVRGAEVLGDVADARRGRDGLRWSDVSLEDNTITVLGKKGEWSDRAVPPSAIPSLERLRSVLNPSSDDWPVFTTLSYPTLVETFKDELVERDYTRKEAESLHRERVNDGDVSMIELCVEYDVDPPALTTHSARRILQRLTEDADIELDDDKHGYLAPHGARRGAGEVMVREFGYTEAARHLDNSEEVVREHYSHIEASERAQMAETAFQNQRPSQKDVPDQDSDG
- a CDS encoding ParA family protein; the encoded protein is MTDTYPEVLAISFQKGGTGKTFTSLNIAGGLAARGFNVLAIDLDPQGTLTANLGKRDLYKDLNALSLDEILLDPKSWDNVNDLIHTDHEEFDLIPSNQSYNGNKTPLDSADAGENRLGRLLERLEDDYHYVVCDCPPDFSPYAKNAVTAGEKIVVPMEPETEMPHSTDLLFDQYEVLGMMHDLEIQYLAFLMTVNSTKMTNENKRMVEWFNETFDEKGVITDHRAAFARAKKSQQSIYAHPESLRNDEVERYDELLQLILKQTSPPTLGLDVEAAKAMTVEDIRAVAADQEVEA
- a CDS encoding RNA-guided endonuclease TnpB family protein, with product MGEEATKTIRTRLHIASGERSWLHNARLASREIFNQTIRLKQQGYNRTEIQKGVDRNDFLRNNKCAVVGKALQTWDSYQSLKDWWENQDDPDGGKPTPPSTDKSGAYPLVMAHTEGYRLTVDDDTNRVQFRISPKPYKNVNGHLRGEPDAMDELRDALTSDEVDVGQAELLYRDGVYYLHVTVTRVFDVPEPDTADTVVGVDINERNVALTAFDRETMRTKGTLVLDYGWVKQERQRYHTITKRCQEHGKTSIHRKLGDKEERFTEWVLHRLSRAVVELAEQFSNPVIVFEDMSGIRDEIKYGTYMNRRLHKLPFHKFEKFVSYKATWREIPTDTVDAYYNSKTCSCCGERGSRQGRRFRCTNDECDVAQDHADRNASVNIAWREKAKLDGDESNYRTHKTQPQVRLVRLSGSGRVSRPTSSRSLAEQGVLAHD
- a CDS encoding DUF6884 domain-containing protein — protein: MPTRQTTIETIQTDGGGREDSDRSGLLVRRTALVGCGDAKHDGLLPAREKYRSTYFGLKRDFAETLCARWWILSAKFGLLDPDRVIDDYDVAITDDDVDTAQWVEDVRTVLSNVEWPETTKDGRDIVWELYALAGSDYLEATDQDEHSLRVQLPDITPDHVTIRFPFDDLAGIGYQNGWLAACRDSGRIVDTATHG